CCTTTTATGTAAAAGAAAGCCATAAACAAATGTTGATCCAGGGGTATATGATTTTGGGTAAAACACTATTCAGCACACATGTAGTTTTACATAAGACCTAAAAACAAACACTATTCTAGACAGCTATATGGACTAGGTCAAAAGAGAGGGTGCAATGTGTTACACATACATGGGAAGGAAACTACTAGTTGCATGTATGCTATAacccaaataaaaaacaaaagatatATAAACACATGAATATAGATGAAATTACTTTTTGACTCACTTTTTTTAAACGAATTCATGCCTTTATTGTGAAacgaataaaaacatataaattaaagttccatacgtatatataaatttagatacggatttttttttaaatgatagcATACGAATATTGACATTATAGTATCTTATTAAGACCCTACTTTTCACATATATTTAATATGGTAGAACAATATTTTTGTCGTTAGTTCTTATCGACGTAGAGttgaattattaaaaaatacaaaggtAGAAAACAGAAAGATAGATTAAAGAAAGTAGAAAAATAAGTTATACTTTTTGACACGTTACTTATATAACATACCACGTGGTTAATTAACAAAAACCAAATAATATTAGGTGTTAAATTATCACAAAACCTTGGCCCTTAGGTAATCCAAAAGACCATCCACTCTTACTTTATAGTTAGGAATGCACGGACTATACCCTATAACATATTTCACTCTATAAATTTAACTCAAAAGTTAAGTTACACAATTATATAATACCTTATCCTGCAAACTCCATTATCCTCGGAAGGAATTGAAAAATGCATAAGTAAACATTTAAGtcatcattttaaaaaaataactaaaagatattttttttagatcaCACGTCAACtagagataaaaacatttcataatatataagtcaGTGCAAACCTCATTTTGTGAGacggttttatgagattgaattaCGCTTAAagttcttaatatgatatcgaAGTTATTAAGAATTTATCATAGCGAGAATTTGTTGGACGATCACTACTATTGAGCAATTATCGGACCATTCATAAGTGTATAGTCTCACGAATTGGTAGTATCGGCATGAGGAAGTGTTTTGAAGATTTCACTTAAATTAGAGATAAgacatttcatattatataagtgAATGAAAACTTTATCATATAATAAGTTACTCAACTAATATTAATTATGGAAATTTGGACATAATATGAACCTAGCAAGATAAAAAGAAATGAATTTTTGTAGATGTTACTAACTTTAGAGGAAATGCAAAGCACGCATAAAGAAAGAGGTTTGAGAGGGATATCATGAAAAGGTTCTTGTTGAGAAGGTTGTTGTTGAGACGCGTCCAGCAAAGTTTTCACACATATTGGTGATGGATGAATATGGAATAATTGGAATGAATGTTGCATGTTGGTGAAGTTCTTTATTGCACTCAAGACAATTTTGTTGTTAGCTAAGCTTCCAGGAAAGTGTGTCCTGCGTGTGTAAACCATGCATGTAGGCCACTTTCACTTCATTTCAATCTACTCAATTTAGTGAAAAGTGGAAAATATGACTTCAGTGTGTTCATACAGGAAACACATCAAATAAGAGTAAAGACTAAGTtcattcacataaaaaaaaatcttttccaTTTGATCTTATATACCAATTAAGTGAGCTAGAGATATGGGTGAAATTAACTAACCCGttgactttttttattaaaattttaaatagaaaataatttaagatattaaaatttttatattgtgttgtttggaagatataaatatataataatattttaattaagtaaaaaatacttataattaagttcaatttattaattattattaaataatttaatatataaaactagtatttctctttatttatttaattagataCTTAATTAATCTTTTAGGAGTTATAAagtatttacaaaattaaatgtgatatttaataaataatttaataataattattaaataatttaataaacaaaaaagaaacTAACTCCTACTCTTTGGTGGAGTAGGTCTAGACAAAGAGCTCATTGTAATTTTAAGAAATCAACTTGTCTCGACTTGTTTTCGTGGTTCAATGATGAATCGAATCAAAACAAGTATATTAACCTATTTTTTCACGCTCAGTCAAAATTAatgttttgatttaaaaaaagttacacAATTTTTACGAATTGAGACTAATAATAGATTATAAATACTTTTCTCTCAAGAAGAGGTCGTGAGACTCAAATCAATATAAGAACAACAACActtcaaatataataatattaatgatgttATGAATTTGAAGTTAAAATATTCACATTAGAAGAAAAATTTAGGTCAATGttactttataaatatattttttttattaatattgtgtaataatttttaagaataaaattatgataGTTTAACCAATGAACAAACAATACATTAAATATTGTGTGACCTTAACAATGCAAGTTAATTTAAGAATATATTTGGACAAGTTTTTCCATAAGAACTTTCGGGAGAGAAATTCAAagggaaaaaaatgaaaataagtttTCTACGGGTTAAATAGCTTAGGcatatttaaagttaaaaacTATATGAGAGAGGTTTTACAGATTAACTTATTTATAACTTAATTTCAAtaaacttgtatttttttagtttaatgaGAGGGTTATAAACCAAAACTCTCCCATAAAGAagatatttgtatttataaaaGAACATTTCAATTggtatcttttaaattttcataaatcaaACTTTGACTTTATATGAAttcatatttaacttttttttaaaagtgattAAAAAATACGTACATCATCAACATTATAGGTAATCAATtacaaacataaataaaatatgtttataaacAATATGTGATCTCACAACAAACATAAAAATGTTTGacaattattaaatagttaaaTTTGATCAGATTAATACTTCAACCTAAAGAGTTATGTTTACTATCGATTTTTTATCACTCGATAACTTTTTCTCAAGACTTTCAATCAATAGGTCAATATGATTCATTATTCATACTAGTACATGACTTTCTATATAAAATTACATGTCAATACATATATTCTTGCATATCGTACTTTATCGTAATACTCATATAATTAGGAATATCTCTAAGTAGATGTTTTTCTTATCTCATCTATCACACCATCAATTTCTTTATGAGATAGAAGGATGTTGAATTTTAACCATTCATTTAGTGTCATCAATTTTTCTTAATGGATTGAGAATTTTTCATGGTGAGAAACCTTCTTTCATTGAACACAGGAATTATCAATTCTTGTTATATTGGACTCAATCTACTTAACACTCTTGTAGCAACAATAGTCAAAAGAGAATTTGTAGGAAGTGAAAGAGAAAGAATAAGAGTTGCAATGTGAAAGACCTATTCATATGTTAATCCCCATTGTAGGAAAAAATATCTTTGATAATTGTctctttatttctttatttaatttattggaTGTTTATCTAACTTTTATTTAAGTTCTTAATGCTATTTGTGGCTTAAGATGTTTAGCCTATTTCTATCATAAAATATTAGGAgataaaattatgatttttttatttttcaatttccttttgaaaaatattattgaaattaataattaaataaatattaacattttGATCTTTATAggatcaatttttatttttttttataaaaatcacgacaaaataataattattattattacaaaattGAAATTAGGATGTTATTACATATACTTCTTTTCCATTGacaattaatttacataaaccAACGTTTTAAGTCACTCTGAATACACTCCCCTTCATTATTAGATAGAATGAACAATTTAATCATTAGAATATTAAGAAGATTAAACATAaacaatttaaacaaaaatagaatttcattgtaaaaaatattaaatacaacaacaaattgatctacttattttttaagtaatagcataacaatttaaaatagtGTGAGTTTGTTTAGGTTGAAAATAAGTGTTTTagaaaaggtgatttatttatAAAGCAGAAACGGTTCACGGTTCTGTATTTGGTTCCaataaaaaagtcttttttCATCAAAGCCATCTCTGCATTTTCTTCAATTATAACTTTCACAtctacttatttttaaaaatgtgaaaaacatgcaattttttttattaaataagtgcAAAACGAAGACACCCTTTATCTCATTGAATTTCTAGGAAGTGGCAAAAGAGTGtaattaattctttttatttgttaaaacaTGTTTAGTTGTCAAGTCAAGTCAACAAACCCATATGCCATGACCAGTTCCACCTAACAAAAATAACCGTGTCGTCGTTATTTACCATGAAAAAGGGTGCCACGTGGAGGACGGAGAGACACGAAGCCGCCATTTTATGCTCTCTCTCCTTTCTCGTTCCCACTCGCTTGTCACCTTCCTCGATGGTCCAATCTTTGAACACAAACCAACCTGTCCCTTTTACGCTCCCAGAAGCAcccaaggaaaaaaaatatgccCCGCGTAGAACTACAACACCCTTTGAAACGTTGCGTATTGCAGGAACAAGAACAGCGTGGTCAAGTCAACAATCACTTAAAAGACTCGTTAACTCTTCTTATTGTGATCCATGAACAAAGAGTGAGGCAAGACAAACAACCACAGTTGGATCATCACTCTACACCTTCGGAGGAATGATGGGCATGATCAACGTCAGCGTTGCGGGCTTGGATCCCCAGATGGCTGCAGAGAAAGCTGTGAATGTCATTGGCCATGGCTATGATCTTTGCAGAGATATAAGGTTCTCAGTTTGTAAGTCTAAATTGATCGAGATCGATTCCACACACACAAGAGACCTTGTTTTTCCCGGTGGGGTGGTTGTGGACGATGTTCCCAACTCCATCAAGTGCGACAAGGGTGAACGCACCAGGTTTCACTCTGATGTGCTCCCCTTCAATCAGGTACGTACATCATCACATCACCGACAACATCTAATGTTTTAATTATGTTGTTGCCAGAATTGAATTTTTATCAAGGGTTTTAAAGACACAGTCCACAACCACTGTTTTGACTGCAAATCAAGGTTTTGGGATGTCTGATATCGCAATTGTGATTGTGTCCTCCACATTTTTGCCTGTCATAATGACCATGAAATCTTGATTTTAATTAGTAGCTGCTACTGATATTTGTTTGGGATTCTTGCTTCATACGGGGTGGATGGATGCGCGTATTTGAAATTGGGTTACTgaaatttcctttttttaaCCGATACTTGATTCATCGGTATTGTTTTGACTTTTGAGAACTAAATATTTGTTTGTGCCGTGTTTGGACTATTTACAAACATGATTTTGATCAgtcttttgatttaaaaatatgattttttggTTAAAACTGGAGTTGAAGAGAGCTGATTAAAATTCAGAAACTTTTATCCCAAAAGCAAGTTTGTTCAGACTTCTTAACCTAACGACGGAAAAGCTATTTTTTTCACTTCTACTCAGCTGTACTTCTAAGAGCAAAGTTGACTTTGGTTAGACACAACCAAACATGTTAGTGTTTTGTTGGAGTTCCCCACTTCcctgttgtttatttttctttcttccttccCATTTGTCATATAtggttttttaatataaaactaaaattaaggAGTGAATCTTGGGTTCACTCTATGATTCGATATTGTAAAATGAGAAAGTCTGAATTTCCACGAATTTGGTTCGTTGCAGATGTCTGAGCATTTCAACAAACAGTTATCCTTGTCCGGAAAGATTCCAACTGGCCAATTCAATTTcatgttcaacatgaaaaaaTGCTGGGCTACAGATGCAGCTTCTACTAAAAACCTTGCCTATGATGGATGGttcataacattatataatgtcGAATTAGATAGATCCAACATATCCCTTTCTGAACATGTgaaaaaagaagtgccttgttCATGGAACCCCGCAGCACTTGCCGAGTAAGTCTTATCGTTAttgttgtttttcattttcttctcgTTAACAGTATCAAAATATTAAAGAGCTTTcatataatttgttttcttaactaTGAATGGTATCACTTTGATTGCCTACCACCACCTACTCCTTGATTACTAAAACCATAATGATATGGACTAAGGAAGAAGACtcttgtgtgttagatcatgATGATTTTACTTGTCTGCGTGTGTTTTGGGTCCAGGTGTAGAATTCCTACTTTGATGTCAAAGAGTCTCCTAACGTTAAAAAAACACTTGTCCTTAAAGAGAGTAGAGAAACTTTATCCTGATAATGTTTAAACTTGCACTTGTTTTCCTACTGTATTATTATATAGGATAAACTAATATGGTGTACAATTTAATATACTCTTAAAAGCTTTTAGTGTATATTTTCCTGTTTGAACAATCGTTTAATTCTTtctttgataaaattaaaaaaaaaatccttcttTACGTTGGCTGGACCTAAATAGTGCTCCATATGAAATGTGATTCTTCAGGTTCATTGAAAAATATGGTACCCATATAATAGTTGGGGTGCAGATGGGAGGCAAAGATGTGGTACATATCAAGCAGACAAAAGATTCAGATTTAACGTCAACTGAAGTGCAGAAGTTGCTAAAGCAATTAGCTGATGAGAGGTTTTCTGAGGTTTCAAATCAAAGTTCTAATGTCAATCCTGCAGACAGATCGAGAAAATTAAAGGTTAAGATGAAGCAGTATATTTTCTTATAAAGGACAGCTTGCCTTCCATTCCATCACTTgcatttaaaatgaaaaacacAGTGAAGTGCAGAATATGATTTTAGAGAGTTTTTAATTTGGTTGAAAAAGAAATTTGTTTGAAAGAAAAGTAGGAAACTACATGGAAGATATATTAGTCGAAATATGTAAGTAGATCCATATGGcaacataaaaatattaaatacacaAATGAACTGAAGATTGCAACCAGTCTTCCTAATCTCTCATCATATCTCAACTAGCATGTCCCTTAGAAGCATGTGCAGAAAGAACACCAAAGAAAAAAGTCAAATCCACACACACCCATTACAAATTTACAGAAAGAATAAACAACCTTTAAGATGGTATGATAGCTTTCTGCTGAAACCAGGTGCAACAAAGGGTTGCTCACAGTACACTCCTAAAATTTTAGCTTCTTTGCTTTTACCCTAAGCCTTTCATAATGAACTGTCATAATGCTGACTCTTCCAATAGTTGAAGTTCCAATATAGAGGCCAAGAATGGCTTTATATTTCACTGTGAAAACACAGTGCTGCTCACTAGGAATCCGACAAAAATGTTCTGAAGAAAACGGCTGGCTTAGAATGCAACAATAAATATGCATGACTTTGGAATATGTGAATGGAAATGGAAATCTAGTAGTTGTCTAAATATATCTGTAATCATGTCTACAGGGTAGTCATGGGCACAGGAACAAACCTAATCCTATTGCTGGCAGGCCAATCGTGAGAAGACACTCCAAGAATGATGTTAGTATATTTTTGTGTTACAAGAACGTTGATATTTTCATCATTTCAGCTCTAGCACCATCTAGCCATCCTGCATCTGACAGAGTTGGACTTCTCATATAAATTGCTTTGCAGGATATTGTGAGCATTTCTGTTCGAAGAGGGGGTATTGATAATGGTCAATCTTACAACAAGTGGCTTTCAACCATATCACAGTGTCCTAATGTCGTATCAATGTCTTTCGTGCCTATCACTTCCCTTCTGAATTCTGTTCCAGGCAATGGATTTTTAAGTCATGCAGTGAATTTGTATCTTAGATGTGAGTGACACCTGCAACTTTAGTTTCTTTCCAGCCTGTTATTATCTTGAACTTTTTTCTTTAGGACTTCATTTCTAAATTTCTTGATCGAGATATCTTATGGAAGTAAAACTCTATCATTATCATGTAAATCCTGCAGCACCGAAGAGGATGTGGCCTATTTTCATGAGAATAAGAAGACATAAAACTGTGACTTCAGGGTTATTTGAATGGCTGTAGGATTCATAACATAAGTAGACATACAATCAGATCAAGCTTACATGTGTATCATGTTTATCCTGGGATTAGTTTTGAGATACATATACTCTCATGAGAAGAACTAATCTTGACCTTTCAAAATCAACTCCTCACACTTCTCACATTTTCATTAAATACTAACCAATGTTCGTGTGTATGTTCCATAAACCGCAAGTACCTAATATTAaatcaatatatattatttatatttttctattacaTGCCTCATCTGGTACAGTGTTTTAACAGTTTCCTGTTTCAAACAGATAAACCTGAAATAGAAGAGCTTCATCAATTTCTAGAATTTCAGTTGCCTCGGCAATGGGCCCCAATGTATGGTGATCTGCCTCTTGGATTCGGCCATAAGCATAAAAAGAGCATGTCTCCATCACTTCAGTTCTCTCTCATGGGACCAAAGCTTTATGTTAACATCATGAAGGTAATTAATTTGGTTCTTACTCTTTAAAAGTCATAAAATCTGCCCAGACATTACCTGTGCTCTAATTTCTTGCAACCATTTACAAATTGGAAACTTTATTTAGATGGGGCTGGAAGAACACATAATGTGAATTAGTTACCTACATTATGAACTTCTTTGTTCCAAAAACTCAGTAACAGTACTTCTATATAATCAATCATTGTGTTTGGGTAAATAGTTTATTGAATAAGTATTTATCCTGATATAAGTATGTATAAGTTATTTCTGTAATCAAAGGAAAAAcatgattaaattattttcatataagtTGTATGTTGTTTCTAATAAACTAATCTAAAGATCTGTGCTTACGTGTCCAAATAAGTTGTAAATTAATGCTAAAAAACTAACTAATGTATTTTCGTTAAGCAGGTTGACTCTGGAAACCGGCCTGTGACAGGTATTCGTTTATACTTGGAAGGCAAGAAAAATGACCACCTGGCAATCCATCTGCAGCATCTTTCAGAGGTTCCTGGAGCCCTTGAAATTTCAGAAGATCATGGTTATGATCCTGTTGATGAACCAGATGACCGAGGCTACTATGAGCCTGTGAAATGGACAATGTTTTCCCATGTCTACACAGCACCTGTGCAGTACAGTAGCTCCCGAATGGACGAGTCCACAGCCATTCTGACAAAAGCCTGGTTTGAAGTTAAGCTTGTGGGAATGAAGAAAGTTCTTTTCTTGAGACTTGGATTCTCCACAGTAGCGTCTGCCACAATTCGCAGATCAGAATGGGATGGACCTTCAACATCGTCTAGAAAGTCAGGATTCTTCTCAGCATTGATGAGTACCAGGCTTAGCAAAGAATTGCAGTCAGCAGAGAAGCCTACTAAAGTTGATATAAACTCAGCAATTTATCATGGTGGACCACCTGTGCCAGCAAGGGCTCCAAAAATGCTGAGTTTAGTGGACACAAAGGAAATGGTTAGGGGTCCTGAGGATCAACCAGGGTATTGGGTGGTCACTGGGGCAAAGCTGTGTGTAGAGGGTGGTAGAATCTCAATCAAGGCCAAGTATTCGTTGTTGACTATATTGTCGGAAGAATCTCTTCTCTAGGAGAAATTAGTTGATGATGTTAATATTGTTTTGTTGTAAATATCTTATACcatttatttgaagaaaaaaatagataagGGGGAGTGTCATCTCGTGCTAAGTGCCCGGAGTATGACAATATCAGTTGATTGTTGGTGGATTATGGTTTTCTTACTTTGTTTTGGTGTAAATGccttcaataataaataatagtatTTGGAATGGGGAATCAAAGCGTTTTATTTTATGCTAGAAATTCTAGCTTATGGTAGCATGCTGGTGAATTTGCTTCATATCAGCATTATGTATTTCTACACAAGGAGGTGGTGCTCCAATTGAGTGCCCCATTGAATCATAATGTGTTAACTGTCAATGATGCTCCGAGAATCTAGAAGCTAGAAAGATGAAGGACCTAAAAGCAAAACATAATCTCTTTCCGTCTAATTTTGGAAACTGTTCTTTGCTAAGAAACTTCCAAGGATATTTGAGATTTCCCTTCAAGCCTTAAGAAGAGATTTTGAGAAAGTGTCAATGAAGGAGGTGAGGATCAATCACATATTATTTTGCAAGTACACAGGAGATTAGCAACAAGATGTAATTCCATGACGACAAGATGGAAAATGTCACTGGTGTAGAAATGATTCTACGGTCTTTGATATCAAAGTTCGATTATGTTGTGTGTGcaattgaagaatccaaataTATAGATAAACTCTCCCTTGATGAACTACAAAGTTCTTTGGTGGTGCATGAGCAAAAGATGAACAAATGTTCAAGTTATATGCAGTGGAGGACCAGGTGTTGAAGTTTAAACCAAATGGAAGATCACTTTGTATTAAGGGTATAACGGTCAATGAAAAAGTGAATGAATTTCGAGCCTAGAATATACATGAAAAACACATCACctcttttaaaaaacataatttataaataatctaAAACAAACACTCTACTAAAAAATTGATTgcattttaattcaaataatatgtaaaaattaattaaaaaatcataaaaataagatatttttgaACTAGTTTCCTAAAAaggaaatttaataaattatgctattttcaattttttattcaattattattattatacgttaaactatttaattatttatgtttttaataattataaaattggaGTATACATCTTTTAAGTTTTCATGTAttgtattatataaatatttatatccttaaataataattttcatttcaattataaattttaaagtaattacataaaattcaataaacttGTGATATATCGCTATATGTTTTAAGTTATTTGATAATAATGTAAAAGAACTATATTTCTCGACATTTAAATTGAgattaaaaaatagaagaaaataaaacggaatacaagtattttaccttctCTTCTTGCAATATAATTTTCCAAAGGCTGAGCTCACGCAAGGGATCCATATCTAAACATGCAATGAGAAAACCAATATCAAGGATATCCTCAATTCATCCACGTGTCACAACGTTATTGAACGAGATACCGATGCGGTGACGAAACAACGTAACGTTTTCTTATATCCCAACATTCATTCCTATTATAGCTGAAGAATAAAACCCTAGCGCACCGTTTCAAGGTACCTTTTGCACCTCTTCTCTTTTCGATTAGAATTCCGATTGTAGGGTTTTTATTCTTTCTTATAAACGATTGCCCTTTGATTTTGATCTGGTTTTTTGTTCGTTGAatcttttctttattattacttcgatttatttcaaattattcGTTCGTTGAAGCGATCGTGAGTTGTgtttatgaaattatatatttaatttttcaaattttctcgAATGTAGAATCTTTTATGTAAGATGCTGATCTTCATTATACCTTCATTGATGTTGCTTTTGCTATTTATTGATCTTTAATTAAAAACTGTAATTTTCTTTTGATCTTAATGTTTCTAATTAAGCTGATCACTGCTATTATATCAATAGCAATGATTGAAGCATACATCTGTAGCAACATGTGGTCATGGCATTAGTTAAGCAAGAAAAACTATAAAATGCTGTCAACTACTGCCGCTGCTCAGCTTCCAAGTTGCTGGTACCACATTCCCAGCCATCTTAACGTCCATCATCGTGCTCAACAAAAGAGAAAACTCACCACTCTATCACTTGCCAATGCAGATAGCCAAATTTCCCTTAGAAACTTCTGTGGCCCAAGTCTTCCTCAGACCCACAATTGCAGCAAAGGGCAAGAGAGCAATAACCGTTCTAGATACAATTCCAATTTAAATCAGAACCACAAACAATTATTATTTGTACAGTTCTTCCTTGACAGTGACACAGAAGACACCAATAATCAAAATATAAGAACAAGAAACCACTATCAACATCAAGTAGACAAACAAGGAGAATTCAAGGAAAATAACAAGGCCAGGCCTTTCACAAACATGTGGTGGGTAGATGTGAAAGCAGCAATTGGCCAAAGAATCAACTTGGAGGGCATTATATGTTCAACTATGGTGATCTTAAAAGACCCGAAATTGGCAATGCCCCATATTTCTGTTCCTGATATAAGGTACGTTGATTGGGCTGAGCTGCGCAGAAAGGGATTTAAGGGAGTTGTATTTGACAAAGATAATACTATTACAGCACCTTACTCTTTGAAGCCCTGGCCACCACTTGAGTCTTCATTGGAGTCTTGTAAATTGGAGTTTGGTCATGATATTGCTGTGTTTAGTAACTCTGCTGGTAATACTAGCTTAAGCAATTTGAAGTTGTTCTGAATTTTATGGTACTAGTTGTTCACTATATCACCTAAagtattgtgttttttttttgaatcAGGACTTCATGAATATGACCATGATGGTTCAAAAGCTAGGATGCTTGAAGGTGCAATTGGAATTAAAGTCATCAGACATAGTGAGTTTTGCCTTTTATTTTAGAGTATTTTCTgcaatatttctttatcttgaaacttgaaaatacatgaTATCTCTGCTCTGTTTAAAATACTGGGACTGTGAATTATTCCCTTGGGATAAATGGCTTTAGTAGTGATGTTGATATGTGTACGAATGCTTCAGGGGTGAAGAAGCCAGCCGGTACAGCTGAAGAAATCGAGAAGCATTTTGGTTGTGAAGCTTCACGATTAATTATGGTACATAAGAATTCTGCAGTGTTATCTTCTATCAGCTACTTTTTTGTAGTGTTTGATTCAGATTTATGTTAAAAGTTAAAGCATAATATTTATGGCAGGTGGGTGATCGACCATTCACTGACATTGTTTATGGCAATCGGAATGGGTTTCTAACTATTTTGACAGAGCCATTGAGTCTTGCTGAGGAGCCATTTATTGTTAAGCAGGTATGTTTTTCATTTTACATTTTGGGTGGTAGAATTGTTTGTTGTGATTAATTTTTCTTGATAAGAGGAACTTTTTCATTAATGGAAGAGAATGAGAAGTTCTGTTTGACAGATCCTATAACGAAAGAGAAATGTAGCAGAAATAAAATCTTCAAGCTTAAAAGCTCCGATACCTCTACCTCTTTTATAGACAACAACTAAGATTctagtaaaaatgaaaatatattttccaCAAAAATTCCAGAATGACTCGTCTTCATCCAAAGCATTGGTGTAGTAAATTCTCAGAAAAGCTTTTTGTGTAACCAAGTAAACTAACTCCACTCATTTAATGGAACTGTTCTACATCTCTGGCA
The sequence above is a segment of the Phaseolus vulgaris cultivar G19833 chromosome 2, P. vulgaris v2.0, whole genome shotgun sequence genome. Coding sequences within it:
- the LOC137812069 gene encoding phosphatidylglycerophosphate phosphatase 1, chloroplastic/mitochondrial-like — encoded protein: MLSTTAAAQLPSCWYHIPSHLNVHHRAQQKRKLTTLSLANADSQISLRNFCGPSLPQTHNCSKGQESNNRSRYNSNLNQNHKQLLFVQFFLDSDTEDTNNQNIRTRNHYQHQVDKQGEFKENNKARPFTNMWWVDVKAAIGQRINLEGIICSTMVILKDPKLAMPHISVPDIRYVDWAELRRKGFKGVVFDKDNTITAPYSLKPWPPLESSLESCKLEFGHDIAVFSNSAGLHEYDHDGSKARMLEGAIGIKVIRHRVKKPAGTAEEIEKHFGCEASRLIMVGDRPFTDIVYGNRNGFLTILTEPLSLAEEPFIVKQVRKLETSFVRYWSKRGLKPLGQKLLPDPKPCVREPYP
- the LOC137812068 gene encoding MACPF domain-containing protein NSL1, encoding MMGMINVSVAGLDPQMAAEKAVNVIGHGYDLCRDIRFSVCKSKLIEIDSTHTRDLVFPGGVVVDDVPNSIKCDKGERTRFHSDVLPFNQMSEHFNKQLSLSGKIPTGQFNFMFNMKKCWATDAASTKNLAYDGWFITLYNVELDRSNISLSEHVKKEVPCSWNPAALAEFIEKYGTHIIVGVQMGGKDVVHIKQTKDSDLTSTEVQKLLKQLADERFSEVSNQSSNVNPADRSRKLKGSHGHRNKPNPIAGRPIVRRHSKNDDIVSISVRRGGIDNGQSYNKWLSTISQCPNVVSMSFVPITSLLNSVPGNGFLSHAVNLYLRYKPEIEELHQFLEFQLPRQWAPMYGDLPLGFGHKHKKSMSPSLQFSLMGPKLYVNIMKVDSGNRPVTGIRLYLEGKKNDHLAIHLQHLSEVPGALEISEDHGYDPVDEPDDRGYYEPVKWTMFSHVYTAPVQYSSSRMDESTAILTKAWFEVKLVGMKKVLFLRLGFSTVASATIRRSEWDGPSTSSRKSGFFSALMSTRLSKELQSAEKPTKVDINSAIYHGGPPVPARAPKMLSLVDTKEMVRGPEDQPGYWVVTGAKLCVEGGRISIKAKYSLLTILSEESLL